One Fimbriimonadaceae bacterium DNA window includes the following coding sequences:
- the rpe gene encoding ribulose-phosphate 3-epimerase yields the protein MTACELTPSILSCDPSQFRPAVRELMEAGVEWIHFDVMDGQFVPPITFGHELVASLRSLGETPFEAHLMTLTPERHFQAFVEAGCSRVTFHVEVAPHAHRLIQTLHELGAQAGVALNPGTPVEAVRGVLEIADLILVMTVNPGWGGQAFLDPMLRKVEQLRSLKPDLTIQVDGGIDPVHLRRAREAGANAFVSGSFLVQQLSLADGVGQLRAACG from the coding sequence ATGACCGCGTGCGAGCTGACCCCCTCGATTCTGTCCTGCGATCCTTCGCAGTTTCGCCCCGCGGTGCGCGAGCTGATGGAGGCGGGGGTCGAGTGGATTCACTTCGACGTCATGGACGGCCAGTTCGTCCCGCCGATCACGTTCGGCCACGAGCTGGTGGCCAGCCTGCGCTCCTTGGGCGAGACGCCGTTCGAGGCGCATCTCATGACCTTGACGCCGGAGCGCCATTTCCAAGCGTTCGTCGAAGCGGGGTGCAGCAGGGTGACCTTTCACGTCGAAGTGGCTCCCCACGCGCACCGCCTGATCCAGACGTTGCACGAACTCGGAGCGCAGGCGGGCGTGGCGCTGAATCCCGGCACGCCGGTCGAGGCGGTGCGGGGCGTCCTGGAGATCGCCGACCTGATCTTGGTGATGACCGTGAACCCCGGCTGGGGAGGGCAGGCGTTCCTCGATCCGATGCTGCGCAAGGTTGAGCAACTGCGCTCGCTGAAGCCGGACTTGACGATTCAGGTCGATGGAGGGATCGATCCCGTGCACCTCAGGCGGGCGCGTGAGGCCGGCGCCAACGCCTTCGTGTCGGGGAGCTTCCTTGTGCAGCAGCTCAGCCTCGCGGACGGAGTCGGCCAATTGAGGGCCGCATGCGGGTAA